A genomic segment from Diospyros lotus cultivar Yz01 chromosome 5, ASM1463336v1, whole genome shotgun sequence encodes:
- the LOC127802745 gene encoding pentatricopeptide repeat-containing protein At4g20740 encodes MPPQPQPIKPNKLYLFYGHRKPSQNRPTVRGGLFSNRQTLNPNRPSHQPIDANFDLKKWDPDSPESLSAPPSKTPSERFFSISQNLSPIARFIVDSFRKHKNWGPPIVADLNKLRRVTPKLVAEVLKVQADPRVSAKFFHWAGKQKGYRHDFACYNAFAYCLNRTNQFRAADQVPELMHMQGKPPSEKQFEILIRMHSDANRGLRVYYVYEKMKKFGMTPRVFLYNRIMDALVRTGHLDLAMSVYNDFKEEGLVEESVTYMTLVKGLCGAGRINEVLELLSRMRGNLCKPDVFAYTAMVRILVANGNLDGCLRVWEEMRRDQVKPDVMAYVTLITGLCKGNWVEKGYELFREMKEKGYLIDRSIYASLIEAFVANGKVGTAFDLLKDLMDSGYRADLSIYNFLIEGLCKLNQVDKAHKLFHVTLQEGLEPDFMTVNPLLLSYAELKRMDDLCNLLLQMQGLGFDVIDNLSRFFSFMMKKDARIMMSLELFEYLRAKDYCSVSIYNILIQALLKIGELNKALSLFHELKNSNFKPDSSTYSNAAICFAEAGDIQEACTCYNKIKEMSSVPSIPCYHSLVKGLCQVGEIDAAMLLIRDCLAYVTTGPMEFKYVLTIIHVCKSNDAEKVIEVLNEMMQLGYPPDNIIYSAIISGMCKHGTIEEARKVFSNMRERKLLTEADLVVYDEKLIDHMEKKTADLVLSSLKFFGLEKKLRAKGCSLLPT; translated from the coding sequence ATGCCGCCTCAGCCGCAACCCATCAAGCCCAACAAGCTCTACTTATTCTATGGCCACCGGAAGCCCTCCCAGAACCGCCCCACCGTCCGCGGCGGCCTCTTCTCCAACCGCCAAACACTAAACCCTAACCGCCCATCACACCAACCCATCGACGCCAATTTCGACCTCAAAAAATGGGACCCGGACTCCCCCGAAAGCCTATCCGCACCTCCCTCCAAAACCCCATCAGAGAGGTTCTTCTCCATATCCCAGAACCTCTCTCCCATAGCTCGCTTCATTGTCGATTCCTTCCGGAAGCACAAGAATTGGGGTCCCCCCATTGTTGCAGACCTCAACAAGCTGCGTCGCGTGACGCCGAAGCTCGTGGCTGAGGTCCTCAAGGTCCAGGCAGATCCCAGGGTCTCCGCCAAGTTCTTCCACTGGGCAGGTAAGCAAAAGGGTTACAGACATGACTTCGCTTGTTATAATGCTTTTGCTTACTGTTTGAACCGAACAAATCAGTTCCGGGCGGCCGATCAGGTCCCTGAGTTGATGCACATGCAGGGAAAGCCGCCCAGTGAGAagcaatttgaaattttgattagaaTGCACTCTGACGCGAACAGGGGTCTCAGGGTGTACTATGTGtatgaaaaaatgaagaaatttggGATGACGCCGAGGGTGTTTTTGTATAATAGGATAATGGACGCACTTGTGAGAACGGGGCATTTGGATTTGGCAATGTCCGTTTATAATGATTTCAAGGAAGAGGGTTTGGTGGAGGAGAGTGTTACCTACATGACTCTGGTTAAGGGTCTTTGTGGCGCAGGACGGATTAATGAAGTGTTGGAGCTCTTGAGTCGAATGAGGGGGAATTTGTGTAAACCGGATGTTTTTGCATACACAGCAATGGTTCGTATCTTGGTTGCGAATGGGAATTTAGATGGTTGTTTGAGGGTCTGGGAGGAAATGAGAAGGGATCAGGTTAAGCCGGATGTTATGGCTTATGTAACTCTAATTACAGGGTTATGCAAAGGCAATTGGGTTGAGAAAGGATATGAACTGTTTAGGGAGATGAAAGAGAAAGGCTATTTGATTGACCGGTCTATATATGCATCATTGATTGAAGCATTTGTAGCCAATGGGAAGGTTGGTACAGCTTTTGATTTGTTAAAGGATTTGATGGACTCCGGATATAGGGCTGATTTGTCGATATACAATTTTCTCATTGAAGGTTTGTGTAAGCTGAACCAGGTTGATAAGGCTCATAAACTTTTCCATGTCACACTCCAAGAGGGTCTTGAACCAGACTTTATGACTGTGAATCCCTTGCTACTATCATATGCAGAGTTGAAAAGAATGGATGACTTATGCAACTTGCTTCTGCAAATGCAGGGTCTCGGTTTTGACGTCATTGATAATCTTTCCAGATTCTTTTCGTTCATGATGAAAAAGGATGCCAGAATAATGATGAGTTTAGAACTGTTTGAATACTTGAGGGCAAAAGATTATTGCAGTGTTTCAATTTATAATATTCTTATACAGGCACTCCTCAAAATTGGAGAGCTGAATAAAGCTTTATCACTCTTTCAtgaattgaaaaattcaaatttcaaaccTGATTCATCAACTTACAGCAATGCAGCTATATGTTTTGCTGAAGCTGGAGATATCCAAGAAGCATGTACAtgctataataaaataaaagaaatgtcTTCGGTTCCTTCTATTCCTTGTTATCATTCTCTTGTTAAAGGGCTCTGCCAAGTTGGAGAGATTGATGCTGCTATGCTGCTTATTCGTGACTGCTTAGCATATGTTACAACAGGGCCCATGGAGTTTAAGTATGTCCTAACCATTATTCATGTTTGTAAATCAAATGATGCTGAGAAGGTGATTGAAGTTCTAAATGAGATGATGCAGCTCGGTTATCCCCCTGATAATATCATATATTCTGCTATTATCTCTGGCATGTGCAAGCATGGAACAATTGAGGAGGCAAGGAAAGTGTTCTCAAATATGAGAGAACGCAAGCTTCTAACTGAAGCTGATTTGGTTGTTTATGATGAGAAACTAATTGATCACATGGAGAAGAAAACCGCAGACTTGGTTCTGTCAAGTTTGAAGTTTTTTGGGCTGGAGAAGAAGTTGAGAGCAAAAGGTTGTTCACTTTTGCCAACTTGA